One Rhododendron vialii isolate Sample 1 chromosome 2a, ASM3025357v1 genomic region harbors:
- the LOC131316756 gene encoding uncharacterized protein LOC131316756 — MEWKYSNEMSSFFLFEASGDSEGEFNHLVSTAHYNDDDDDAESCSCDSSELLGFRGGVYDLIEVDQVCSDHIHDGGDVNIGGHDDHRTAEISPREEGEEESKGGGADGSGEMVDEVERNRLFWETCLEVGLPVNYSTWF, encoded by the coding sequence ATGGAGTGGAAATACAGCAATGAGATGTCTTCCTTCTTCTTATTTGAGGCCAGTGGAGACTCAGAGGGAGAGTTCAATCACCTTGTTTCTACAGCCCAttataatgatgatgatgatgatgccgAGTCGTGTAGCTGTGACTCAAGTGAGTTGCTTGGTTTTCGTGGTGGCGTATATGATCTGATTGAGGTTGATCAAGTTTGTAGTGATCATATCCATGATGGTGGTGATGTCAATATTGGTGGACACGATGATCATCGGACTGCTGAGATTTCgccaagagaggagggagaagaggaatCGAAGGGTGGTGGCGCTGATGGAAGTGGGGAGATGGTGGATGAGGTGGAGAGGAACAGATTGTTTTGGGAAACTTGCTTGGAAGTAGGGTTGCCCGTGAATTACAGTACCtggttttga